From a single Miscanthus floridulus cultivar M001 chromosome 8, ASM1932011v1, whole genome shotgun sequence genomic region:
- the LOC136474050 gene encoding uncharacterized protein, translated as MWKLNPFGGKAQSGLDGRTIDVGSVKITVRNAIAQGGFSCVYLACDTVHPSKMYALKHIICNDSESLDLVMKEIQVMNLLKGHPNVVTLVAHDVFDMGRTKEALLVMEFCEKSLVSAMESRGSGYYEEKKVLLIFRDVCNAVFAMHGQSPPIAHRDLKAENVLLGLDGAWKICDFGSTSTNHKCFNKPEEMGIEEDVIRKHTTPAYRAPEMWDLYRREVISEKVDIWALGCLLYRICYFKSAFDGESKLQVLNGNYRIPEQPKYSAAVTGLIKDMLEASPNARPDITQVWFRANELLPLELQKRLPDGPSPAVSLQDEGAHKRTPVMPRRNPPPPPREQSNSSLSHGSSKAGDAPFGAFWATQHAQGAQAADNRNPLFDEEPIKTSLSSKQNQSWVDTSISIPGDRHGHSGQMSRTSKAQSNSLSNNGFRGLSDTEIQNSGKIKAQPPQPKPKCAKDPFNSFVADFDIHNLNIAVGKASELELEVSSLKEQLKKTTLEKAEMTAKYEKLSAICRSQRQEIQELKRTLAKATPPSNKVSSRTQESGSQSQRKEKIQGTVWELEQGMLASNSSSASSDAKTWQVFPDTKTQARPKVDHATNGSQNITKNTTSGASPDAWGFGSDNFRTSAAAVSAATQINRAAAQGSSSQRFNAGVAKKVEQPSGWAGF; from the exons ATGTGGAAACTCAATCCCTTTGGGGGTAAAGCACAGAGTGGGCTGGATGGTCGCACTATTGATGTTGGAAGTGTGAAGATCACAGTACGCAATGCCATTGCACAAGGAGGTTTCTCTTGTGTATATTTGGCATGCGACACAGTACATCCATCAAAGATGTACGCATTGAAGCACATTATTTGCAATGACTCAGAATCGCTTGATCTTGTCATGAAGGAGATCCAGGTTATGAACCTCCTCAAAGGGCATCCGAATGTGGTCACACTTGTTGCCCATGATGTTTTTGACATGGGCCGTACAAAGGAGGCACTTCTTGTAATGGAGTTCTGTGAGAAGTCCTTGGTGAGTGCAATGGAGAGCAGAGGTAGTGGTTACTATGAGGAGAAGAAGGTGCTCTTAATTTTTAGAGATGTCTGCAATGCTGTCTTTGCCATGCATGGACAATCACCGCCAATTGCACATAG GGATCTGAAAGCTGAAAATGTTCTTCTTGGATTGGACGGTGCATGGAAAATATGTGATTTTGGAAGCACATCAACTAATCATAAATGCTTTAACAAACCAGAAGAGATGGGCATTGAGGAAGATGTCATCAGGAAGCATACAACCCCAGCCTACAGGGCCCCAGAG ATGTGGGATCTCTACAGAAGAGAAGTTATTAGCGAAAAAGTTGACATTTGG GCCTTGGGGTGCCTTCTATATAGAATATGCTACTTCAAGTCTGCATTTGATGGAGAATCCAAGCTGCAGGTACTCAATGGCAATTATCGTATCCCTGAGCAACCCAAGTATAGCGCTGCTGTCACAGGGTTGATCAAAGATATGCTGGAAGCCTCTCCAAATGCCAGACCAGACATCACGCAG GTCTGGTTTCGTGCTAATGAGCTACTGCCGCTTGAGTTACAGAAAAGGTTACCCGATGGACCTTCACCAGCCGTTTCCTTGCAAGATGAAG GTGCTCATAAAAGAACACCTGTGATGCCTAGAAGGaaccctcctccacctccaagaGAGCAATCTAATAGTTCTTTATCGCATGGAAGCTCAAAGGCAGGAGATGCACCTTTTGGTGCATTTTGGGCGACACAGCACGCACAAGGTGCTCAAGCTGCAGATAATAGGAACCCTTTGTTTGACGAGGAGCCAATTAAGACATCACTGTCATCAAAGCAGAACCAAAGCTGGGTGGACACCAGCATCAGTATCCCTGGCGATAGACACGGTCATTCTGGTCAGATGTCACGAACAAGTAAAGCACAAAGTAACTCCTTGTCCAATAATGGTTTCAGAGGTCTATCTGACACGGAGATACAAAATTCTGGGAAAATTAAAGCACAACCACCTCAACCCAAGCCAAAATGCGCGAAGGATCCATTCAACAGCTTTGTTGCAGATTTTGACATTCACAATCTCAACATTGCCGTTGGTAAGGCATCCGAACTTGAACTTGAAGTGTCCAGTCTGAAGGAGCAGTTGAAGAAAACCACATTAGAAAAGGCTGAGATGACAGCCAAGTATGAAAAGTTATCTGCAATCTGCCGATCACAGCGTCAGGAGATCCAAGAGCTGAAGCGCACTCTTGCTAAGGCAACGCCTCCCTCAAACAAAGTCAGCTCAAGGACACAAGAGTCTGGATCTCAGTCTCAG CGAAAGGAAAAGATCCAAGGAACTGTGTGGGAGCTTGAACAAGGGATGCTTGCTAGCAACTCCTCATCAGCCAGTTCTGATGCCAAAACATGGCAGGTTTTCCCTGACACAAAGACTCAGGCCCGACCAAAGGTCGATCATGCAACTAATGGGAGCCAAAACATAACCAAGAACACAACATCAGGTGCTTCCCCCGATGCGTGGGGTTTTGGTTCTGATAATTTCAGAACATCAGCAGCAGCAGTAAGCGCTGCTACACAGATCAACAGGGCCGCTGCCCAAGGGAGCTCATCCCAAAGATTTAATGCTGGTGTGGCCAAGAAGGTAGAGCAGCCATCTGGATGGGCTGGTTTTTAA